AACGATTATTATATTGGTGTTGTTGAAATCGATACATATAATAGGGCTATTCGTTACAGTATAATGAAAGCCAAATAAGAATAGAAGGCAAAAAAAGAAAAAATAGCAATAAAAAACTAGGCAGGAAATACTCATCATCCAATAAGTATTTCCTGCCTATTTTAATGGGATTGTTATAAGCTAATTTATATTAATCTATATAAATGTTTTGATCTCTATTAGGTCCAACTCCAACCATAGTTACCTTAGCACTACATAACTCTCCTACTCTTTGAATATAAGCTTTTGCAGTGTCAGGTAGCTCATCATATGAACGTGCTTGAGAAATATCTCCCCAACCATCCATTTCTTCATAAACTGGTTCGCATTTAGCTAATTCTTCAAGACTTGCAGGGAACTCTTTCAAGATTTCATCACCCTTCTTGTAAGCAACGCAAACCTTAACTTTATCAATATTAGCTAATACATCAATTTTATTAAGTGCAATAGCTGTAAGACCACTTGTTCTAACTGCAAATTTACCCACTACAGCATCAAACCATCCACATCTTCTTGCTCTTCCAGTAGTTGTACCAAATTCATGACCAACATTTCTTATTTGATCTCCTGTTTCATCAAATAATTCTGTTGGGAAAGGTCCTTTTCCTACTCTTGTTACATAACCTTTCATAACTCCTATACAATCATTAATCATAGTAGGTCCTACACCTGCTCCGATACAAACACCACCTGTTACTGGGTGGGATGAAGTTACATATGGGTATGTTCCAAGGTCAATATCAAGTAATGAACCTTGAGCTCCTTCGAATAGAACTTTTTTACCTTCCTCAATTGCATTATACACTATAACTGTTGTATCTGCAAAGTAAGGTCTTAATTGTTCCAAATAACCTTTATATTCTTCAATAACAGCATCTGCATCAAATTGAACATCGCCGTTGAATACATTCTTTATAATAGAATTTTTTATTTTTACATTTTCTCTTACTTTTGCTTCAAAAACTTCAGGATTAAGATAATCACACATTCTAATACCAGAACGTTCAGCTTTATCCATGTAACATGGTCCAATACCTTTTTTAGTTGTACCGATATCACTATTACCTCTATATTCTTCTTTGATTCCATCAAGAGTCTTATGATATGGCATTACTATATGGGCTCTAAGACTAATCTTAAGATTATCAGTAGAGATACCTTTATCATGTAAAAGTGCTATTTCTTCCAAAATACCTTTTGGATCAACAACGACGCCATTACCAACAACACAAATAGTTCCTGGGTATAAAATACCTGATGGTACTAAATGAAATTTATAAACATCTCCATTAACTGTTACTGTATGTCCTGCATTGTTTCCACCTTGAGAACGTACGACTACGTCTGATTCTTCAGATAGAATGTCAATAATTTTTGCCTTTCCTTCGTCACCCCATTGGGCTCCTATGATTACTTTTGCTGACATATTCATTTCCCCTTTCTAGAGAACGTATCTTTCAGTAATAACTATAGATACAGAAGCTTTTGTTTAATTGCTACTAATATATATGGAAGTACCGAATTAATGGTTCGGTACGGTATTATTTAAAAAAATTACACGACATTTATCATTGTCCACACTGACAACTCATATAATATTCTATAGTTGATATATGGACTACCATGCAAAATTAGTATTGCAATATATTAATATTATATCCGATAATACAGATTAACAAATACAATCCTCTAAAATTTTAACAGATATTCAAAAATAAATCAATAGGTTTTCGAACATTTTTAGTATTTTTTAAAAAAACATTCAATTATAAAATGACAGCAATATCCTCTTTACATTTTACCCTATTTTCTATTATACTATACATAGAAGATAATATGTGAGTTGCATATTAAAGATATCATAAGTTGTAACTTTCTTTTTTAATATGTAGGCAGTTGAATATATTGAGTTTTATTATTATCACATAAATTCAATATATAAATGATTAAATGATATGTGCTAAGTTAAAACTTATGCATATATAGGTCAAGTATTAAGGAAGTGATAATATGAAAATTGAAAAGATCAGTAATGCTCAAATCAGATGTACTTTAAGTAAAACAGATCTAACAAAAAGGCAAATAAAGATCAGCGAACTTGCATATGGGACCGAAAAAGCACAAGAATTATTTAAAGACATGATGGCACAAGCTTCTGTTGAATTTGGTTTTGAAGCAGATAATGTACCTTTAATGATTGAGGCAATACCCCTATCAAAAGAAAGTATAATGTTGATAATTACTAAAGTTGATAATCCTGACGAATTAGATGATAAATTGACTTCTATTCCTCAGCAGAACATTCGTAATTTCAAGAAAAAAGAAGTTGCAAATAATAATGAACAAACTACGACTAAAGAAATCAATTTTAACCAAAAACTGATTATCTACTCCTTTAAATCTCTTGACGAAGTGATTAAAGTAGCACAGATTACAAAACCTCTTTATGATGGTCTTAATTCATTATATAAAGATGAAACAGTTAAAGAATATTATCTAGTTCTACACAAATCAGATAATGACTCAGATGCATTTGTTGGACTAAACGGTTTCTTTTCTGAATACGGAAATAAAATTTCCGCTACTAATATAATGGAAACATTTTATGAAGAACATCATGAAATTATTATAAAAAATAATGCAATTCAAATATTGTCTAGTATATAACAGTAATTATTAATTATGGCAAACTTAAATAATTCATAATTATATTTAAAACTTATCCAAAAAGTAAGGGACTGTCTATTAAAACAGTCCCTAATTTATATCTATTATTAGTCCTTACTTATTTAGATTCAAGATAAGTATTAATCTTATTAACTAGTTCATCTATATCCATTCCATGTACAAAAGCAGCTTCTTCTAATGTTTCACCTTGAGACGATGGACAACCTATGCAATGCATTCCTGATTCCATCAAAATAGGAATTACACCCTGATCTACTGTAATGATATCAGCTATAATCATATCTTTTGTTATCTTAGCCATATTTTCCCTCCTTATAGTTAATAGAATTAATTATAATATAAATACTAACTATTTACAATAATTTTACAATTGATTTTTAAACTCTTCTATGAATATCAACCCTATACTTATATAAATCAGGTCTATAATAGGATTCTTCATAAAATACTTTCTTACCATCTTGTGTATAACTTATGCCTGATATCTTCAACAATGCCCTTGCTTTTTTCATATTAAATATTTTCATCATAATATTATTAGCAATACAGGCATCAATATCACAAGATATGTTCTCTATTTTATAACCATAATACTTCTCTAATATTTCATACAATGAATTACTGATGTCATGCTTATCAAGATCAAGACATTTATCTTTTTGTATATAAACAGTCTCCAATGCCATAGGAAGATCGTTACCTAATCTTAATCTTTTTATCTTATAAAATTTGGTCTCAGCAGGTACGCCCATCATTCTACTTATTTCTTTTAAATTATATACTGTAGAAAACTCGATGATTTCTGTTTTAGGAATGAACCCTCTTTCTCTTAGGGTATCCGTAAAACTTTTTACATTCCTTTGGAGAAAATTAGGTGATGAAACAAAAGTACCTCTCCCTTTTTCTCTATATACAGTTCCATCTTTAACCAATTCATTAATAGCCTGTCTCGCTGTCATTCTACTTATACTATACAATTCGCATAATTTTCTTTCGGATGGAATTTTTTCCCCTGACTTATAATTCCCATTATTGATTTTGTTTTCAATATCTTTTTTTATTCTTAGATACTTAGTTCCTATTTTCTCCATTAATTTCACCTCAATTATTATCTATGTTCAGGTTATATAATACATTCTATCATTCTATTTTTCTTAGTTCAATATATTTTGTTAATATTTTTTACTAAATAATAATGATTATTTTGTAATTATCTCTTGACGTGTATACAGTATCCATATATAATATAATTATAAATTATAGATAAACTTTTTTATAACGGTTATCAATAATTTATATATACCAAAGAAAAATTGTCTTTTCTAATTATTATCTTGTTATTTAGCTAATAATAAGTATAACAAATTATTAACTTCAGTAACATGAAATATTATTAATATAAATCTAGAAGGAGGTCATTGACAATGAAAGATTGTTGGAAGAATTTTAAAGCTGGAAACTGGGAAAAGAATATTGATGTTAGAGATTTTATTCAAACCAACTATATACCTTATGACGGAGACGCTTCTTTCTTAGAAGGTCCTACTAAAGATACTCTAAAATTATGGGAAGAGGTATCTGAACTTACAAAAAAAGAACATGAAAATGGTATCTTAGATGTAGAAACCAAAGTTCCATCTTCTGTTATATCTCATGGTCCTGGTTACGTAGATAAAGATATAGAGAAAATCGTAGGATTTCAAACAGATAAACCATTAAAAAGAGGTATAATGCCAAATGGCGGTATCAGAGTTGTAAGGAACGCCTTGAAAGCTTATGGTTATGAACTTGACAAAGAAACTGATAAAATTTTCACAAACTATAGAAAAACTCATAATGATGGAGTTTTCGATGCGTATACTGAAAACATGCGTCAAGCAAGACACTCAGGTATTATAACTGGTTTACCTGATGCATACGGAAGAGGTAGAATCATTGGTGATTACAGACGTGTAGCCCTATACGGTACTGATTACCTGATTGCAGGAAAACAAGAAGAGAAAAAGCAACTTGAAATGGACTTCATGGAACCAAATGTTATAGTCCTTAGAGAAGAAATCTCCGAACAAATAGAAGCACTCAATCAGCTAAAAGAAATGGCTGCTACTTATGGACATGATATAAGCAAACCAGCTTTTAATGCACAAGAAGCTATTCAATGGACATATTACGGATATCTTGGAGCTATTAAGGAGCAAGACGGCGCAGCAATGTCTCTAGGTAGAGTATCAACTTTCCTTGACATATATATCGAAAGGGATCTAGCTGATAATACATTAACCGAAAAGGGAGCTCAAGAATTAATAGACCAATTCATTATGAAATTAAGAATGGTTAGATTCTTACGTACTCCATCATATAACGAATTATTCTCAGGAGATCCAACATGGGTTACAGAATCCATTGGTGGAATGGGAATTGATGGAAGGACGTTAGTTACTAAAAACAGTTTCAGGGTTCTTCATACATTAAATAATCTAGGACCAGCACCAGAGCCTAACTTAACTGTCCTTTGGTCAGAAAGATTACCAGAACATTTTAAGAACTTCTGTGCAAAAGTATCTATTGATACAAGTTCCATTCAATATGAAAATGATGATTTAATGAGAGCTTGGTATGGTGATGATTACGGTATCGCTTGCTGTGTATCAGCTATGAAGATCGGTAAACAAATGCAGTTCTTCGGTGCTAGAGCTAACTTAGCGAAAGCATTATTATACGCAATCAATGGTGGAAAAGATGAAAAATCTGGAGACCAAATAGGACCTGAATTCGCACCTGTAACATCTGAATATCTTGATTATGATGAAGTTACAAGAAAGTTTGACCAAGTTCTTGACTGGTTAGCACAACTATATATCAACACATTAAATATAATCCACTATATGCATGATAAATACTGCTACGAGAAATTACAAATGGCACTTCATGATAAAGATGTACTAAGAACATCCGCTTGTGGAATTGCTGGATTATCAGTTGTAGCAGACTCTTTATCAGCTATGAAATACTCTAAAGTAAAAGTTATAAGAAATGAAGAAGGATTAGCTGTTGATTACGAGGTAGAACCAGACAGTTTCCCTGCATTCGGTAATAATGATGACCATGTAGACAACATTGCCAGTGAAATAGTAGAAAACTTCATGAATAAATTAAGGAAACATAAGACTTATAGAGATTCCATTCCTACTATGTCTATTCTTACTATTACATCTAATGTAGTGTATGGTAAGAAAACAGGAAGTACACCAGATGGTAGAAAAGGTGGAGAACCATTTGCTCCTGGTGCCAACCCAATGCATGGTCGTGATAAAAATGGAGCTATTGCATCCATGTCATCCGTAGCTAAATTACCTTACGAACATTCTGAAGATGGTATTTCCTATACATTCTCAATTGTTCCAAAAGCACTTGGTAAAAATGAGCCAACAAGAGTAGGTAACTTAGTAGGATTACTTGATGGATACTTCCACGATAAAGGACATCATATCAATGTTAACGTATTTGATAGAGAAACTTTAATAGATGCTATGGATCACCCAGAAAAATATCCTCAATTAACTATAAGGGTATCAGGATATGCTGTTAACTTCATTAAATTAACAAGAGAACAACAACTAGATGTTATCCATAGAACATTCCATGAAAGAGCATAGAACATTATTTTAAGCCATACCTAAGGAGGTTATTACAATGAGTGTAACAGGGAGAATTCATTCAATAGAAACATGTGGTACTGTAGATGGACCTGGGATAAGATTCGTGATCTTTATGCAGGGATGCCCTTTACGATGTAAATACTGCCATAATCCAGATACTTGGAAACTAGGTGATGGCCAAGAAAAAACAGTTGACGAATTAATATCCGAAATAAAAAAATATAAATCATATATGAAATTTTCAGGCGGGGGTGTCACAGTAACAGGTGGCGAACCTCTTCTTCAAGGAAAATTCATTAAAGAATTATTCAAAAGATGTAAAGAAGAAGGAATCCATACAGCCGTAGATACATCTGGTTATCTATTTAATGATACCACAAAAGAAGTGCTAGATTATACAGATCTAGTACTTCTAGATATTAAATGCTATGACAGCAAAAGATATAAACATATAACAGGTGTTGAACTTGAACCTACTTTGAAATTTATGGATTATCTAGGCAAACTGAATAAGCCTGTTTGGATAAGATATGTATTGGTACCAGGACTTAGTGATAATGAAGATTACGTTAAAAATTTATCAATATACCTAAGTAAATTTAGTAATATAGAGAAGATAGAAATTCTACCATTCCATAAAATGGGCGAATTCAAGTGGAAAGAGCTTGGATATGATTATGAACTATCTGATACTAAGGAACCTACTAAAGAAGATGTCATTAAGGCAATGAGTATCATTAAAGAGCATAATATGAATGTAGTAACAAGTTAATGACCACTTATATCTTATATTTAAAAGAAAATAACTCATACTTTTATACCTATAATCTAATACAGTTAAATAACTAAGTAAAATAAATTTATTTCATTTTATGCTTGTATTATAGCAATTAATATATTAAAATGTAGCTGTAAGTTTTATAAATAAAATCAGGAGGTGCTTGAATATGGCATACGTAATTAGTGATGAATGTATTTCATGTGGAGCTTGTGAATCTGAATGTCCAGTAGACGCTATTTCAGAAGGCGATTCAAAATATGTTATTGACGCTGATACTTGTATCGAATGTGGTGCATGTGCAGGTGTTTGTCCAGTGGACGCTCCAAAACCAGAATAATAAAAATACTTATTAAAAGGAGCTTTTCATAAGCTCCTTTTTGATTTACTCATTTAATTTTTTTGGATTTGAAACGCTTTTTCTTTCTTTTCTTAGAAGTAGTTGCTATTTCTTGTCTGGTTTTCTGCATTTCTCTAATGGTTTCATCTAGTTTTTTATATCTTTTTTCTTCTTTTTCTTCTCTTTCTTCTAACAAAAATCTTACTTCACTAGATACTTCTTTAGTAACCTGTTCTTTCAGTACTTGATTGTTTTCTTTCAAAGTATCTTCAAGAACACATTTTAGGAATTCTTGGAATTTTTCTACTTTATTGCTGTAGGATTCTGTGGAAACTTCCATAGGAACCTGTTTCAACTGCTGCAACTCATTATAACCAACATTGCCCTCAAACAGCTTGTCCTTATTATCATCCTGCTTATTGGGTTTTTCATCTTCTAGAATACCTGGTAAAAGCATTTTTATAGCTTTCAGTTGAAGTCCCTGCTCTTTTAGTTTTTTCACATTCTTTAATATTGTCAAGTCCTCTTCTCGAAAATACCTATGTCCCAATTCATTTCTAGGAATATCAAGTTCTAATTCTTCTTCCCAATACCTAAGCACATGGGGTTCTACATCTAATAGTTTTGATGCGTCTGAAATTATATAACGTATTTCCGCCATGTTCCCCCTCCTATCTGTAAATATTTTCCATTTTAATACTATTATACCATATATTTACAATTGTACAAGTCTTTTAGGTAAATTAAGAAAACATTATGAACTAAACCATTATCAACTTAATAAAATCCTTTAACTAATTTGATGCCTTTTAAAAGATCTATAGGTAAATGGTAGAAGTATTATAGTTGCTGATACTGCAAATATAGGCATAAAAACATAAGGTTCAATACATAATCCAAAGAATTCATATAAAATAGGTGAAAAAACATTAACTACAAAAATCATGTTTGATGGAAGCAGATGAAATAAGTTATGTATTACTATATCATTATCAGATATATGAATCATCATAGGTACAAAAATCAATACACTTGTTAAAACAATTACTCCAAATGGAGATTTGAATTTTGATGATAACCACATGATAATTGCTGTCAAAAAGACTATCGAAAATAGTATACATGTTGAAAAAATTAATATTCCTTCTCTCAAACTTATAGAATAAGCAGATAATGGAAATAAAAATTGAATAGGTGCATCACCACCATCAAATCCAAAAACCATCATACTAAGCAACCAAGTATATGCCATGAAAATTAGAATACTCATTATACTAAATGTTATCCCTGTAAAAATTTTAGCTGAACTTAGCTTGTTTTTACCATATCTTGAAGATAAAATCAGCTTATCTACACCTGAAGAATATTCTCCTGCAAAAATAGGTGAAATACAGATTGCAACAGCAAACGCAATCATGATGCCAGTAATGTAAACCATGGAAAAAAATCTCTGGTAACCGTCCGTATGTTCAAAAATGAATGGTATCTTAATTTCACTATCCAGTTGTATTAATTTCTTTTTTGATTTATTAGATAATAATGTTTCATTAATTTCTTTTTCAACCAAAGAGTGTCTTAAGCTATAAAAATTCTGCGCGTCTTTTTTATCTAAATTTCTTATATCTTTATCATATATTGATGATAATATCCTATACACCCCGCTATAAGGCCTGCCATATTCTTCATATTCTGGTGTATCACTATAAGATACTTTATTAGGTACTTTCGAATATGCATCTTGTGTTTCCATAATCAAATCTTCATCAATAGCTCTTCCTGTAAGTTCTCTCGCATAATTTCTATCTTTTATTATAGCTTCATATTTATTCTCATATATTTCATCTCCCACGTAATAATTACCAATAACCATCACTGAAAAACTCATGGTAATAATACAAAAAACAATACCTAGAGTAATCAATGTACTTTTTCTCTTTAATATTTTCTTATATTCAAATCCAACAAGATCAAAAAAACTATTCATTCAAGTTCACCTCACTAAAATAATATAAATACAAATCTTCAAGGGTTGCCTTAACACTTAACGCAGTCTCACAAGGTTTTTCATTACATACAAGGCGCAAAAATATTTTTTCTCCATCCTGTCTTATATTAATTACTGGATAGGTACTAGTTAATTTCTCTGCTGTTTCATTATCAACATTACATTCGAAAATTCTATTCTCAATAACTTTAATAATATCTTCTAACTGTCCATCATGGATAATCTGTCCATTCTTCATGACCAATATGGTATTAGCTATATTTTCGACGTCAGATACTATATGTGTAGATAAAAGTATAATCTTATCTGAACCAAGTTTCGAAATGATATTACGAAAATGAATACGTTCTTTTGGATCAAGTCCTGCTGTAGGTTCATCTAAAATCAATATATCAGGATTATTAATCATCGCTTGGGCAATTCCCAATCTTCTCTTCATACCACCAGAAAAAGTTTTAATTTTTTTCTTGGCTACATCTGTGAGTTTCACCATTTCTAGAAGTTCTTTCGCCTTCTGCTTTGATTTCAACTTAGTAAATCCTTTCAAGCTTCCCATGTAACACATAAATTCCATAGCTGTAAATTCTGGATAATAACCGAAGTCCTGAGGTAAATATCCCAATATATCCCGATATTCTTGTTGTTTTACATCTATGCCATCATATTTGACCTCTCCACTTGTTGGTTTAATTATTCCACACATCATTCTCATAAGTGTAGTCTTTCCGGCTCCATTAGCCCCTAAGAGCCCATATACACCTTTAGTCAATGTATAAGAAATCCTGTCGACAGCTATTTTATTTT
The sequence above is a segment of the Vallitalea longa genome. Coding sequences within it:
- a CDS encoding adenylosuccinate synthase — translated: MSAKVIIGAQWGDEGKAKIIDILSEESDVVVRSQGGNNAGHTVTVNGDVYKFHLVPSGILYPGTICVVGNGVVVDPKGILEEIALLHDKGISTDNLKISLRAHIVMPYHKTLDGIKEEYRGNSDIGTTKKGIGPCYMDKAERSGIRMCDYLNPEVFEAKVRENVKIKNSIIKNVFNGDVQFDADAVIEEYKGYLEQLRPYFADTTVIVYNAIEEGKKVLFEGAQGSLLDIDLGTYPYVTSSHPVTGGVCIGAGVGPTMINDCIGVMKGYVTRVGKGPFPTELFDETGDQIRNVGHEFGTTTGRARRCGWFDAVVGKFAVRTSGLTAIALNKIDVLANIDKVKVCVAYKKGDEILKEFPASLEELAKCEPVYEEMDGWGDISQARSYDELPDTAKAYIQRVGELCSAKVTMVGVGPNRDQNIYID
- a CDS encoding adaptor protein MecA, which gives rise to MKIEKISNAQIRCTLSKTDLTKRQIKISELAYGTEKAQELFKDMMAQASVEFGFEADNVPLMIEAIPLSKESIMLIITKVDNPDELDDKLTSIPQQNIRNFKKKEVANNNEQTTTKEINFNQKLIIYSFKSLDEVIKVAQITKPLYDGLNSLYKDETVKEYYLVLHKSDNDSDAFVGLNGFFSEYGNKISATNIMETFYEEHHEIIIKNNAIQILSSI
- a CDS encoding DUF1858 domain-containing protein; translation: MAKITKDMIIADIITVDQGVIPILMESGMHCIGCPSSQGETLEEAAFVHGMDIDELVNKINTYLESK
- a CDS encoding GntR family transcriptional regulator — its product is MEKIGTKYLRIKKDIENKINNGNYKSGEKIPSERKLCELYSISRMTARQAINELVKDGTVYREKGRGTFVSSPNFLQRNVKSFTDTLRERGFIPKTEIIEFSTVYNLKEISRMMGVPAETKFYKIKRLRLGNDLPMALETVYIQKDKCLDLDKHDISNSLYEILEKYYGYKIENISCDIDACIANNIMMKIFNMKKARALLKISGISYTQDGKKVFYEESYYRPDLYKYRVDIHRRV
- the pflB gene encoding formate C-acetyltransferase codes for the protein MKDCWKNFKAGNWEKNIDVRDFIQTNYIPYDGDASFLEGPTKDTLKLWEEVSELTKKEHENGILDVETKVPSSVISHGPGYVDKDIEKIVGFQTDKPLKRGIMPNGGIRVVRNALKAYGYELDKETDKIFTNYRKTHNDGVFDAYTENMRQARHSGIITGLPDAYGRGRIIGDYRRVALYGTDYLIAGKQEEKKQLEMDFMEPNVIVLREEISEQIEALNQLKEMAATYGHDISKPAFNAQEAIQWTYYGYLGAIKEQDGAAMSLGRVSTFLDIYIERDLADNTLTEKGAQELIDQFIMKLRMVRFLRTPSYNELFSGDPTWVTESIGGMGIDGRTLVTKNSFRVLHTLNNLGPAPEPNLTVLWSERLPEHFKNFCAKVSIDTSSIQYENDDLMRAWYGDDYGIACCVSAMKIGKQMQFFGARANLAKALLYAINGGKDEKSGDQIGPEFAPVTSEYLDYDEVTRKFDQVLDWLAQLYINTLNIIHYMHDKYCYEKLQMALHDKDVLRTSACGIAGLSVVADSLSAMKYSKVKVIRNEEGLAVDYEVEPDSFPAFGNNDDHVDNIASEIVENFMNKLRKHKTYRDSIPTMSILTITSNVVYGKKTGSTPDGRKGGEPFAPGANPMHGRDKNGAIASMSSVAKLPYEHSEDGISYTFSIVPKALGKNEPTRVGNLVGLLDGYFHDKGHHINVNVFDRETLIDAMDHPEKYPQLTIRVSGYAVNFIKLTREQQLDVIHRTFHERA
- the pflA gene encoding pyruvate formate-lyase-activating protein, which gives rise to MSVTGRIHSIETCGTVDGPGIRFVIFMQGCPLRCKYCHNPDTWKLGDGQEKTVDELISEIKKYKSYMKFSGGGVTVTGGEPLLQGKFIKELFKRCKEEGIHTAVDTSGYLFNDTTKEVLDYTDLVLLDIKCYDSKRYKHITGVELEPTLKFMDYLGKLNKPVWIRYVLVPGLSDNEDYVKNLSIYLSKFSNIEKIEILPFHKMGEFKWKELGYDYELSDTKEPTKEDVIKAMSIIKEHNMNVVTS
- a CDS encoding DUF362 domain-containing protein codes for the protein MAYVISDECISCGACESECPVDAISEGDSKYVIDADTCIECGACAGVCPVDAPKPE
- a CDS encoding MerR family transcriptional regulator, which gives rise to MAEIRYIISDASKLLDVEPHVLRYWEEELELDIPRNELGHRYFREEDLTILKNVKKLKEQGLQLKAIKMLLPGILEDEKPNKQDDNKDKLFEGNVGYNELQQLKQVPMEVSTESYSNKVEKFQEFLKCVLEDTLKENNQVLKEQVTKEVSSEVRFLLEEREEKEEKRYKKLDETIREMQKTRQEIATTSKKRKKKRFKSKKIK
- a CDS encoding ABC transporter permease subunit; this translates as MNSFFDLVGFEYKKILKRKSTLITLGIVFCIITMSFSVMVIGNYYVGDEIYENKYEAIIKDRNYARELTGRAIDEDLIMETQDAYSKVPNKVSYSDTPEYEEYGRPYSGVYRILSSIYDKDIRNLDKKDAQNFYSLRHSLVEKEINETLLSNKSKKKLIQLDSEIKIPFIFEHTDGYQRFFSMVYITGIMIAFAVAICISPIFAGEYSSGVDKLILSSRYGKNKLSSAKIFTGITFSIMSILIFMAYTWLLSMMVFGFDGGDAPIQFLFPLSAYSISLREGILIFSTCILFSIVFLTAIIMWLSSKFKSPFGVIVLTSVLIFVPMMIHISDNDIVIHNLFHLLPSNMIFVVNVFSPILYEFFGLCIEPYVFMPIFAVSATIILLPFTYRSFKRHQIS
- a CDS encoding ABC transporter ATP-binding protein; the protein is MELTIDRLTKQYKNKIAVDRISYTLTKGVYGLLGANGAGKTTLMRMMCGIIKPTSGEVKYDGIDVKQQEYRDILGYLPQDFGYYPEFTAMEFMCYMGSLKGFTKLKSKQKAKELLEMVKLTDVAKKKIKTFSGGMKRRLGIAQAMINNPDILILDEPTAGLDPKERIHFRNIISKLGSDKIILLSTHIVSDVENIANTILVMKNGQIIHDGQLEDIIKVIENRIFECNVDNETAEKLTSTYPVINIRQDGEKIFLRLVCNEKPCETALSVKATLEDLYLYYFSEVNLNE